The Notolabrus celidotus isolate fNotCel1 chromosome 6, fNotCel1.pri, whole genome shotgun sequence nucleotide sequence AACATTTATTAGTCCAACTCTGGACTCTCTACTTTCAACCCGTCATCATCTGCTTCtgagttttcttcttttttatccaGGTCAAAGTTCtacaagagaggagaggataaaTACTCCACACAAACATGTTGTCAGTCACAAAGCTGATACAAAAGATGAACATTACATGCTTTTACCACATAAACAAAAAGTTATTGAGCAAACtattttcaaaataacacaGATTATTATGAAGGGGAAGTATTTCATGATAAAAACCTGTTTCATCTCTGCAGAAACATGCTTTAGTCAGGGTTCTATAACTCTACAGAAGCTAAAGATGAGCACAACACTGATTCCACTGTTATTTATATTCAGAGATGATACCTCTAATTCTTGCATCACTTCATCCATGAAGTCGCCTGGATTCTGCTTGTACTCCACTGCTCTCTTAATCATCTCTCTGAACATCTGAAGGGAGTGAAGTGACAGTTATAATCAGAACCAGTAACACTCACAAGCAGTTCAATCAGAATTGTTTCTGAGATAACAGCAGAGTAATATGGGAGAACTTTCAACCCTGACGTAAACTCATGACTAACGTTATAAAACTACAAACGGGTTTGAAACAGTCAAGAAATGGAAAAATAGAATCATTGAGGTTAATAGAGCAGAACATTTAGAAGAATAAgttgaagaaaacaaaccttAACTACATTAGTGCCATCAGCTGCTGATACAAAGTAAAAAGGAAGTCCCTGCTTCTTCCCAAAATTAAAGCTTCTCTGTGTCACCTTCAAATCAGCTGCAgatacaaaaagacacaaagtcaGGAGGCAGCTTTGTGTGCCAAAGATGTGgtaacattcatatttacatCAACCATTACAACTAGATATTTGAATAGACACACCATCAATTTTGTTGGCAACCACACAGCATGGTATTTCTGGTCTGAACTCTCTGAGCTCCTTATACCAGGTGGCCAGATTCTTGTATGTGATCTTCCGTTGAACATCAAAAACcttaaagagagaagaaaggatgAGTTTGCTGACAGTGTGACATCTTCCCAATTCAGCCAACGCATTCCTGCTGTCATCAATGAAGTCCCTGTTGTCTCCTCTGTGGTGtaaaaagacattaaataacttgctaaatactgcgaggtgcaatgctcatggtggattaagatgagataagatcaagtcctgtcaaTAAgaggtcttggtgttgggtttttgttaataatttaacatagagtatgttCTAGCctactatgtttgtaaaagcttcttgatATAAGGTTTCtcgtgatttggcgctataaaaataaagatcgattgattgattaaatccAAAGCCACAATCAAAATGTGTAAATAAGAAGTTATTGTGCCAAGAATTCAGACTGATATTTcacaaaggagagaaaactaAGATACAAATGTAAATAGAACAGGAGAGAATGTTGGAAAGTATTGTCTGATCTTTTCTTTCAGAAATCAGTCTGACTCAATCTTTTTCTGACTCAGTGTGTACCTTACCATAATGCATGCATGTGCTTTGTAGTAGTACGAGGGATGCATGCTCTGGAATCTCTCCTGAC carries:
- the rabl2 gene encoding RAB, member of RAS oncogene family-like 2; translated protein: MAGDDGSIPELDQQKYDADEQVKIICLGDSAVGKSKLMERFLLDEYRPQQLSTYALTLYKHTAAVGNKTVLVDFWDTAGQERFQSMHPSYYYKAHACIMVFDVQRKITYKNLATWYKELREFRPEIPCCVVANKIDADLKVTQRSFNFGKKQGLPFYFVSAADGTNVVKMFREMIKRAVEYKQNPGDFMDEVMQELENFDLDKKEENSEADDDGLKVESPELD